The Candidatus Hydrogenedens sp. genome includes a window with the following:
- a CDS encoding helix-hairpin-helix domain-containing protein has protein sequence MRVVLSDKEWFYGKYALIAVIIAISLTSAAVIYWNENKKQTSNNNSATQTIEIPTQVIPIAPIPTQRIDTGIKIEETKQEQESQDKSHPQETLIAVAIQGAVQKPGLYWLEVNSRLQTLIDMAGGINPNAETRYLNLAAPLIDGTTVIIPEKRKIEFDGKNLKAKGPSQPSFYTLPTNISLPSNTKNEQINGADPDTGGSISNSGSNSKDSTTNLIDINHATQKELETLPGIGPALANAIISYRQTKPFDSIDELTSVSGIGPKRFEKIRPFVTVTPP, from the coding sequence TTGCGAGTTGTTCTCAGCGATAAAGAGTGGTTTTACGGCAAATACGCTCTCATAGCGGTTATTATTGCAATTTCTCTTACCTCCGCTGCGGTTATCTATTGGAATGAAAATAAAAAACAAACAAGCAATAATAACTCTGCAACTCAGACTATTGAAATACCTACTCAGGTTATCCCTATAGCTCCTATTCCTACACAACGTATTGATACGGGAATAAAAATAGAGGAAACAAAACAGGAACAAGAGTCGCAGGATAAATCTCATCCACAAGAAACCTTGATTGCTGTTGCAATCCAAGGTGCTGTACAAAAGCCTGGATTGTACTGGTTAGAAGTAAATTCAAGATTACAAACTTTAATTGATATGGCAGGGGGTATAAATCCTAATGCAGAAACTCGATATCTAAACCTCGCCGCACCATTAATAGATGGGACAACAGTTATCATTCCTGAAAAACGAAAAATCGAGTTTGATGGAAAAAATCTTAAAGCAAAAGGCCCCTCTCAACCTTCTTTTTATACTTTACCGACTAATATATCACTCCCTTCTAATACTAAAAATGAACAAATAAATGGAGCAGACCCAGATACAGGGGGAAGCATATCAAATTCGGGGAGTAATTCCAAAGATTCTACGACGAATTTAATTGATATTAACCATGCTACACAAAAGGAATTAGAAACATTACCTGGAATCGGTCCTGCCCTTGCTAATGCAATTATTTCCTATCGCCAAACAAAACCTTTCGATTCTATTGACGAACTTACATCTGTTTCAGGTATTGGTCCTAAACGTTTTGAGAAAATCCGTCCCTTTGTTACAGTAACTCCACCATAA
- the rho gene encoding transcription termination factor Rho, translated as MGNKKTYSHRSSSHQSQNRSNRNNRNNRTNHQNQPKKPPVLDIAEEEFDEIRTDGPEIAIADLKKMSVQQLSEIATNLSIEDPGSLKKQDLIFKILQRSFEHSGSVVGEGTLEILPDNYGFLRSPDASYLPGPDDIYVSPSQIRKFGLRTGDTIRGHVRPPKEGERYFALLKVESVNGDPPEMAHQRLLFDSLTPLHPNERFVLETTQDEIAMRIMDLISPIGKGQRGLIVAAPFTGKTVLLQKIANSITKNHPEVTIIVLLIDERPEEVTDMRRSVAAEVIASTFDEPPDRHVQVAEMVLNKAKRLVEHKKDVVILLDSMTRLARAYNVLVPSSGKVLSGGIEANALQKPKRFFGAARKVEEGGSLTILSTALIDTGSRMDDVIFEEFKGTGNMEIHLDRRLMEKRIFPAINVMLSRTRKEELLIPKEDLEKIWLLLRVLSPLDTVEATELLIEKLKKTKNNADFLNSMQKM; from the coding sequence ATGGGAAACAAGAAAACTTATTCGCATCGTTCAAGTTCTCATCAAAGCCAAAATCGTAGTAATCGGAACAATCGAAACAACCGCACTAATCACCAGAATCAACCTAAAAAACCACCAGTTCTCGATATTGCGGAGGAAGAGTTTGATGAAATTCGGACAGACGGTCCAGAAATTGCTATTGCGGACCTTAAAAAAATGTCTGTCCAGCAATTGAGTGAAATCGCAACGAATCTTTCCATTGAGGACCCTGGGTCACTTAAAAAACAAGACCTTATCTTTAAAATTTTGCAAAGGAGTTTTGAACATTCAGGGTCTGTAGTTGGTGAAGGGACACTTGAAATCCTTCCTGATAATTACGGATTTCTTCGTTCTCCAGACGCATCTTATCTGCCAGGACCTGACGATATTTATGTATCACCTTCACAAATACGTAAGTTCGGTTTGCGAACAGGGGATACAATTCGCGGGCATGTACGGCCTCCAAAGGAGGGAGAACGATATTTTGCCTTATTAAAGGTGGAGTCTGTAAATGGAGACCCGCCAGAAATGGCTCATCAACGATTACTTTTTGATAGTCTAACACCTTTACACCCTAATGAACGTTTTGTGCTCGAAACAACTCAAGATGAAATTGCAATGCGAATTATGGATTTAATTTCACCTATCGGAAAAGGCCAACGAGGACTTATTGTTGCCGCCCCATTCACAGGAAAAACAGTGCTACTGCAAAAAATTGCAAATAGCATAACAAAAAATCATCCTGAAGTAACTATTATTGTTTTGCTTATTGATGAACGACCTGAAGAGGTTACTGATATGCGTCGTTCGGTTGCTGCTGAGGTGATAGCTTCTACCTTTGATGAACCACCCGACCGACATGTTCAAGTGGCAGAAATGGTACTGAACAAGGCGAAACGGTTGGTTGAGCATAAAAAAGATGTTGTTATTCTCTTGGACTCAATGACACGACTTGCCCGTGCTTATAATGTGCTTGTGCCTTCCAGTGGAAAAGTTCTTTCTGGAGGTATTGAAGCCAATGCCTTGCAAAAACCAAAGCGATTTTTCGGTGCAGCACGAAAAGTTGAAGAAGGTGGAAGCTTGACCATTCTTTCTACCGCCTTAATAGACACAGGAAGTCGTATGGATGATGTAATCTTTGAAGAATTCAAAGGCACTGGCAATATGGAAATTCACCTTGACCGACGTCTGATGGAGAAACGAATATTCCCAGCAATTAATGTTATGCTTTCTCGAACACGAAAAGAAGAGTTGTTAATTCCAAAAGAAGACCTCGAAAAGATTTGGTTATTACTCCGTGTTCTGAGCCCATTAGATACAGTTGAAGCCACAGAACTCCTGATTGAAAAACTCAAAAAGACAAAGAACAATGCCGATTTCCTGAACAGTATGCAAAAAATGTGA